In the Nitrospirales bacterium LBB_01 genome, one interval contains:
- the flgA gene encoding flagellar basal body P-ring formation protein FlgA produces the protein MVTTLILTMLMTVWSPEEAVKTYVTEVYPWPDVEVSGVNPDIKFPDMPPVEIVLYNGAIPGRAMFAMKFSSGDLYYYEADVAARTWVIASARPLKKGSVLASDDISKTLYDVRRIPTGTITDESLVTGKMVNHTIPANRVLTTSLIETAPVVHKGREVIMVVKADKFTITMSGIAKEDGVTGQYIKVLNPKFKKIIFGKVIDSRTVSVDN, from the coding sequence ATGGTAACAACTCTCATCCTAACAATGCTTATGACAGTGTGGAGCCCCGAGGAGGCTGTAAAGACATATGTGACAGAGGTGTATCCATGGCCTGATGTAGAGGTCAGTGGTGTTAATCCTGACATAAAGTTTCCCGATATGCCCCCTGTTGAGATAGTTTTATATAATGGCGCAATACCAGGCAGAGCTATGTTTGCTATGAAGTTTTCCTCCGGTGACCTCTACTACTATGAGGCAGATGTTGCGGCACGTACATGGGTGATTGCCAGTGCAAGACCGCTGAAAAAGGGCTCCGTCCTTGCCTCAGACGATATTTCAAAAACCCTTTATGACGTAAGAAGAATTCCTACAGGCACTATCACTGATGAGTCTCTTGTCACAGGGAAAATGGTTAATCACACAATACCTGCTAATCGGGTACTTACCACTTCTCTCATTGAAACAGCGCCGGTTGTGCATAAAGGCCGTGAGGTTATTATGGTGGTCAAAGCCGACAAGTTTACAATCACCATGAGCGGGATAGCGAAAGAGGACGGCGTCACAGGGCAGTATATCAAAGTACTAAACCCAAAATTTAAAAAAATAATCTTCGGCAAAGTCATTGACAGCCGTACTGTAAGTGTGGACAACTAA
- a CDS encoding hydrogenase 4 subunit F, with the protein MTLLILLITPLVAAFALALIGDRKSAPYVNILGSVLTLAAGIVLAVKVCSTGAIITGGKFFYVDAFSVYLSVLTAFVSATTAIFSRRYMQREREHGRVGHAGMRFYHAMFQMFIFAMLLCLLTNNIGVLWIAMELATLSTVLLVSLYRTPSAIEAAWKYFILCGVGIAQALFGTVLLYFAAEKVLGEGGDALLWTNLTEISGRLEPTVLSLAFVFLVVGYGTKVGLVPLHNWLPDAHSEGPTPISAVLSGLLLNIALYALVRCKVLVDGSTHSHYAGHIMMGFGIVSILVASFSILRQKDIKRMFSYSSVEHMGIATFAFGLGGSIATYGALLHMLMHSLTKSSIFFTTGHACQMHKTQEIAKIRGLFKSDSFVGWTLMLGAMAIAGMPPFGIFTSEFLIITAAIKDVPLLTPFILIGLVVAFAGLLRKVQYMATGDVPSYYTQLKTARTPVLLHMALVLALGFYIPDFLNKWFLSAVELLK; encoded by the coding sequence ATGACACTTCTTATTTTACTTATAACCCCTCTTGTTGCAGCCTTTGCTTTGGCGCTGATTGGAGACAGAAAGTCTGCTCCTTATGTAAACATACTTGGGTCGGTATTAACCTTAGCTGCTGGCATTGTGCTTGCCGTTAAGGTATGCAGCACTGGTGCAATTATAACAGGCGGCAAGTTCTTTTATGTTGATGCTTTCAGCGTGTATCTATCAGTGCTTACTGCTTTTGTATCAGCTACCACTGCCATATTTAGCCGCAGGTACATGCAAAGAGAGCGTGAGCACGGACGGGTTGGACACGCAGGGATGCGTTTTTATCACGCAATGTTTCAGATGTTTATCTTTGCAATGCTCTTGTGTCTTCTTACCAACAACATTGGCGTATTATGGATAGCAATGGAGCTTGCCACACTTTCAACAGTGCTTTTGGTCTCTCTATACCGCACACCAAGCGCTATTGAAGCTGCATGGAAGTATTTTATTCTCTGCGGAGTTGGAATTGCTCAGGCCCTGTTTGGAACCGTGCTTCTTTACTTTGCTGCCGAAAAGGTACTTGGAGAGGGCGGCGATGCCCTCCTTTGGACAAACCTGACAGAGATAAGCGGCAGACTTGAACCAACTGTGCTTTCACTTGCGTTTGTTTTTCTGGTTGTGGGTTACGGCACAAAGGTGGGTCTTGTCCCGCTTCACAACTGGCTTCCTGATGCTCATAGCGAGGGCCCGACGCCGATATCGGCTGTGCTTTCCGGGCTTTTGTTAAATATCGCTCTCTATGCCCTCGTAAGATGCAAGGTGCTGGTAGATGGCTCTACTCACAGCCACTATGCCGGACACATCATGATGGGTTTTGGCATTGTCTCTATTTTAGTCGCCTCATTTTCTATACTAAGACAAAAAGACATAAAACGAATGTTTTCATACTCATCGGTTGAGCATATGGGAATTGCTACTTTTGCTTTTGGTTTAGGCGGCTCCATTGCTACCTATGGCGCACTGCTTCACATGCTGATGCACAGCCTTACAAAATCCTCCATATTTTTTACGACAGGACACGCTTGCCAAATGCACAAGACTCAGGAAATTGCAAAAATACGGGGGCTTTTTAAGAGCGACTCCTTTGTCGGCTGGACTCTCATGTTGGGCGCTATGGCAATAGCCGGTATGCCGCCATTTGGTATTTTTACCAGTGAATTTTTGATAATAACGGCTGCCATAAAAGACGTTCCGCTTCTGACTCCTTTTATCCTGATAGGACTGGTTGTTGCCTTTGCAGGGTTATTACGGAAAGTGCAGTATATGGCGACAGGGGATGTTCCCTCGTATTATACGCAGCTTAAAACAGCTCGCACGCCCGTGCTGCTTCACATGGCGCTTGTACTTGCTTTGGGGTTTTATATACCTGATTTTTTAAATAAATGGTTTCTAAGTGCTGTGGAGTTACTTAAATGA
- the flgG gene encoding flagellar basal-body rod protein FlgG produces the protein MQRSLFIAATGMTAQQTNINTVSNNLANVSTYGFKKGRAEFRDLMYQAIVNPGAQTAEGMVSPTGEQIGLGVAPAAVGKIFMQGDIINTGNQLDLSIDGTGFFQILMPDGTISYTRSGAFKLDKDGKIVNDAGYPLEPEITVPTDTTAISISSDGIVTVLQNTQTTYSQIGQIELARFVNPSGLKAIGSNLFQETDASGTVDLGTASQNGFGSVSQGFLESSNVSVVDEMVNMIVAQRAYEFNSKAIQTSDEMLQTANNLKR, from the coding sequence ATGCAAAGATCACTTTTTATAGCTGCAACGGGAATGACTGCACAGCAAACCAATATTAACACTGTATCAAACAACCTGGCTAATGTAAGCACGTATGGTTTTAAGAAAGGCCGGGCTGAGTTTAGGGATTTGATGTATCAGGCAATCGTAAACCCCGGCGCTCAAACCGCAGAGGGTATGGTATCTCCCACAGGTGAACAGATAGGGCTTGGTGTGGCGCCTGCAGCAGTTGGGAAAATATTTATGCAAGGGGATATTATAAATACCGGCAATCAGCTGGATCTCTCAATTGATGGCACAGGTTTTTTTCAGATTCTTATGCCGGATGGCACAATTTCATACACCCGTTCGGGAGCTTTTAAACTGGATAAGGACGGTAAAATTGTTAACGACGCCGGTTACCCTCTTGAGCCTGAAATAACAGTGCCCACTGACACTACCGCTATAAGTATAAGCTCTGACGGCATTGTGACAGTGCTTCAAAACACACAGACAACATACAGCCAAATTGGACAGATAGAGCTTGCACGGTTTGTAAACCCGTCAGGACTTAAAGCAATAGGCTCAAACCTGTTTCAAGAGACCGACGCCTCAGGAACAGTGGATTTGGGCACAGCCTCACAGAATGGTTTCGGTTCAGTTTCTCAGGGGTTTTTGGAAAGCAGCAACGTCAGTGTTGTTGATGAGATGGTAAACATGATAGTTGCCCAAAGAGCTTATGAATTTAATTCAAAGGCAATACAGACCTCTGACGAAATGCTTCAGACGGCTAATAATTTAAAGAGGTAA
- the flgF gene encoding flagellar basal-body rod protein FlgF: MYKGMYIAASGAVSKMKELELVSNNIANSNTYGYKLDRMGFKDFLLTELNDMEQPNDARDMTYHSGVYTDRSMGGLIHTGNQLDVAINGPGYFVLDGGRYTRNGNFKVNSEGFLVNDDGRLVQGTSGPIGIPNGDINISSDGNVSVNGVPIDKLQVVEFATPSSVYKQGDSTFASEEAPIESNSTVEQGHLETSNVNIVREMVNMIELYREYEAHQKVMQAFDEATSKVTNNMANL; the protein is encoded by the coding sequence ATGTATAAAGGAATGTACATAGCTGCCTCAGGGGCAGTGTCAAAAATGAAGGAGTTGGAGTTAGTTTCCAACAACATAGCAAACTCTAACACTTATGGTTACAAACTTGACAGGATGGGTTTTAAAGACTTTCTGCTTACCGAGCTAAACGACATGGAACAACCCAATGATGCAAGAGATATGACCTATCACTCAGGAGTTTACACCGACCGCTCGATGGGAGGACTGATTCACACCGGTAACCAACTTGATGTAGCGATAAACGGCCCCGGTTATTTCGTTTTAGATGGCGGCAGATACACAAGAAACGGTAATTTTAAAGTCAACTCAGAGGGATTTCTTGTTAATGACGACGGACGCCTTGTACAAGGCACAAGCGGCCCTATTGGAATCCCTAATGGTGATATCAACATAAGCAGCGACGGTAATGTCTCAGTAAACGGCGTACCAATAGACAAACTTCAGGTTGTAGAATTTGCAACCCCCTCATCAGTCTATAAACAAGGAGACAGCACGTTTGCCTCTGAAGAGGCGCCTATTGAGTCAAATTCAACCGTTGAGCAAGGTCATCTTGAAACGTCAAATGTAAACATAGTAAGAGAAATGGTCAATATGATAGAGCTCTACAGAGAGTACGAAGCACATCAGAAAGTAATGCAGGCCTTTGATGAGGCTACCAGTAAGGTAACTAACAATATGGCAAATTTATAA
- a CDS encoding flagellar basal body P-ring protein FlgI, translating to MTGLNTLAQRCGIMAMAALLIAAVSLLTASTVCAERIKDITTVKGIRDNQLVGYGLVVGLNGTGDKKGPMLQSMVNMLYRLGITISTKDITAKNVAAVMVTASLPAFPKVGTKVDANVSTIGDAKNLQGGTLVMTPLQGPDNKVYALAQGSVSIGGFTAAQGGASVTKNFPTVGLITGGATIEKEFGFDLAHAEDITFNLKYSDFTTASNIRNTINGFLGGNYAATPDPSSVQVKIPPSYKGRVVELVNKLESLDTNTDKRAKVIVNERTGTIIIGENVKLHPVAIAHGDLTIEVKMPTPQEPGAAVQPAAAVEIKDKNVALTKITGSTLSEIVAALNKLGATPRDLIAILQSLKASGSLTADLEII from the coding sequence ATGACAGGTTTAAACACATTAGCACAAAGATGCGGAATAATGGCGATGGCAGCACTTTTAATAGCGGCTGTCAGCCTTCTTACCGCCTCAACGGTCTGTGCTGAGCGTATCAAAGACATTACAACAGTTAAAGGGATTCGGGATAATCAGCTTGTCGGCTATGGTCTTGTTGTGGGTTTAAACGGCACTGGCGACAAAAAAGGCCCCATGCTTCAGAGTATGGTAAATATGCTATACCGTCTGGGGATTACTATAAGCACTAAAGATATAACAGCAAAGAATGTGGCAGCCGTTATGGTTACGGCATCACTTCCTGCCTTTCCCAAAGTCGGCACGAAAGTGGATGCTAACGTGTCAACTATCGGGGACGCTAAAAACCTTCAGGGCGGCACCCTTGTTATGACCCCGCTTCAGGGCCCCGACAATAAAGTCTATGCGCTTGCTCAGGGCAGCGTATCAATCGGCGGTTTTACGGCAGCCCAGGGCGGCGCATCAGTTACTAAGAATTTCCCCACCGTAGGCCTTATCACAGGCGGCGCTACCATTGAGAAGGAATTCGGCTTTGACCTGGCCCACGCAGAAGATATTACATTTAACTTAAAATACTCCGATTTTACGACAGCTTCAAACATAAGGAATACTATAAATGGTTTTCTTGGCGGCAATTATGCTGCCACCCCGGATCCATCCTCGGTGCAGGTTAAGATTCCGCCCTCATACAAAGGCCGGGTTGTAGAACTTGTAAATAAACTTGAATCCCTTGACACTAACACCGACAAAAGGGCTAAGGTCATTGTAAATGAGCGCACTGGAACTATCATAATAGGTGAGAATGTTAAGCTCCACCCTGTGGCAATAGCCCACGGAGATCTTACCATAGAGGTGAAAATGCCAACGCCTCAGGAACCTGGTGCGGCTGTGCAGCCTGCGGCAGCTGTAGAGATTAAAGACAAAAACGTGGCGCTTACGAAAATCACAGGCTCAACCCTAAGTGAGATTGTCGCCGCTTTGAATAAACTCGGCGCTACCCCGCGTGACCTTATAGCCATACTCCAGTCACTGAAAGCATCCGGCTCACTCACTGCAGATCTGGAGATAATATAG
- the flgL gene encoding flagellar hook-associated protein 3: MPVRMSQFLTKDRVTYGFQSNFSKLYSTQEQVASGLRINRPSDDTIGESKVLDYKLSINNNNQFQRNMNDAKGFLDVSDTAMSTLTDNLQRLQELIVDGSNGSRGPTDRINIGREVTTIREAIFRLSNSKYESRNVFSGQKVNLSAFSTSGSSYLYNGDEKPVNVDINYSARITENVTGSEAFMISMATTQTIRLDNDTYAHYVPSKKTIGQSVMVGSVPTIQNYQVPQITITISHSSDPTASGISSSSFTNYMEMLQSVETAFNSNDVDMMQAYLKPIQQALDNTTTVRATIGARINYIDRTYNANDDNTMQLQEVTSRYQDADMAAAVSDMSKAELAMQALRQSSFQIMSQSLLDYLK, translated from the coding sequence ATGCCGGTGAGAATGTCTCAATTTCTGACAAAAGACAGGGTTACATATGGTTTTCAGAGCAATTTTTCTAAACTATACAGCACACAGGAGCAGGTAGCCTCGGGGCTTAGAATAAACCGCCCCTCTGACGACACCATAGGCGAGTCAAAAGTTCTGGACTATAAGCTCAGCATAAACAATAACAACCAATTTCAAAGAAATATGAATGACGCCAAAGGGTTTTTGGACGTGTCAGATACTGCTATGAGCACGCTGACCGATAACCTGCAGCGCTTACAAGAGCTTATAGTGGACGGGTCAAACGGTTCAAGGGGGCCTACTGACAGAATCAATATAGGGCGGGAGGTTACAACTATACGGGAAGCTATTTTCCGGCTTTCTAACAGTAAGTACGAATCACGAAATGTTTTTTCCGGTCAGAAAGTTAACCTTTCAGCCTTTAGCACCTCAGGGAGTTCCTATCTTTACAACGGTGACGAAAAACCTGTTAATGTAGATATAAACTACAGTGCAAGGATTACAGAAAATGTAACTGGCTCAGAGGCATTTATGATTTCTATGGCCACAACCCAGACCATTAGACTTGACAATGATACCTATGCCCACTATGTCCCGTCAAAAAAGACTATAGGACAATCGGTTATGGTCGGCTCTGTCCCAACGATTCAAAACTATCAGGTGCCTCAGATAACGATAACTATAAGCCATTCATCTGATCCCACAGCATCCGGCATAAGTTCCTCGTCCTTTACAAATTACATGGAAATGCTTCAGAGTGTTGAAACTGCCTTTAACTCTAACGATGTAGATATGATGCAGGCTTATTTAAAGCCGATTCAACAAGCTCTTGACAACACAACCACAGTAAGGGCGACGATAGGTGCACGAATAAACTACATAGACAGAACCTACAACGCTAACGATGATAACACTATGCAGCTGCAGGAGGTCACGTCGCGCTATCAGGATGCCGACATGGCAGCGGCGGTCTCAGATATGTCAAAAGCAGAGCTTGCCATGCAGGCTTTGAGACAAAGCTCGTTCCAAATAATGTCGCAATCGCTTTTGGATTATCTTAAATAA
- a CDS encoding NADH-quinone oxidoreductase subunit B family protein: MIRILRQIFRTGIVTDPAPRCDDPKITTGEITLPDSVLKRFKRSLTVREVDAGSCNGCELEIHAINNPIYNCEQFGIHFTASPRFADILLVTGPVTKNMEIALRRTYDAVPTPKLVIAVGDCGCNGGIFGESYASLGGVDKVIPVDIYIPGCPPTPTDILNGFYKIFL, encoded by the coding sequence ATGATTAGAATACTGCGGCAGATATTTCGCACCGGGATTGTTACAGACCCGGCTCCCAGATGTGATGACCCCAAAATAACCACAGGAGAAATAACATTACCTGACTCAGTACTAAAACGCTTTAAAAGGAGTCTCACGGTAAGAGAGGTTGACGCAGGTTCTTGTAACGGCTGTGAGCTTGAAATCCACGCCATAAACAATCCAATTTATAACTGCGAACAATTTGGAATACACTTTACAGCGTCGCCGCGATTTGCCGATATACTGCTTGTCACAGGCCCTGTGACTAAAAACATGGAAATAGCACTTCGCCGGACGTATGATGCCGTGCCAACGCCTAAACTTGTAATAGCGGTTGGAGACTGCGGATGTAACGGCGGGATATTTGGAGAGAGTTATGCCTCACTGGGAGGCGTTGATAAGGTAATTCCCGTAGATATTTATATTCCCGGCTGTCCTCCAACTCCAACTGATATTCTAAACGGATTTTATAAGATATTTTTGTAA
- a CDS encoding flagellar assembly protein FliW yields the protein MDKIEQHNEETNTLRIPTTRFGTIELDSSRVISFPDGILGFPQLKRYVLMDYKDTQIKWLQAVDDPDIAFIVTDPAVMMPGFSIVLDPMTKNFLELENPEDLLVLVIIRVENGKVIANFLGPLIFNATLMRGVQVVVDKDISGTATKSRFS from the coding sequence TTGGATAAGATAGAACAACATAACGAAGAAACCAATACTCTTCGGATACCTACGACGAGATTTGGCACAATTGAGTTGGATAGCTCAAGGGTGATTAGCTTTCCGGACGGGATACTTGGCTTTCCGCAGCTGAAACGCTACGTACTGATGGACTATAAGGATACACAGATTAAGTGGCTTCAGGCGGTGGATGATCCCGATATTGCCTTTATAGTTACCGACCCTGCGGTCATGATGCCTGGCTTTTCTATAGTGTTAGACCCGATGACAAAGAATTTTCTTGAGTTAGAAAACCCCGAGGATTTGCTTGTGCTTGTAATAATAAGGGTTGAAAACGGCAAGGTAATAGCAAATTTTCTGGGGCCTTTGATTTTTAATGCAACGCTTATGAGAGGGGTACAGGTTGTTGTGGATAAAGACATATCCGGGACAGCCACAAAGAGCAGGTTTTCATAA
- a CDS encoding flagellar basal body L-ring protein FlgH, whose translation MKKLLMIMAIFSLLASYGCETPSSKLPAQSSKYYYGGDSEKRPQDGSLYAETASLYEDRKARRLNDLVTINILEKVTADNKDETTGTKTSSVAEGITGLFNITAPALGLSAGTGTGNQLATSAKDSYTGKGETKQDAKLVATISAKVIEVLPNGNLVLDSRKEVTVNYERQILVLQGIIRPDDVDSTNSVSSAKVADARLYLVGDGYLQELQSPGWLTRLWNKVSPF comes from the coding sequence ATGAAAAAACTACTAATGATAATGGCAATATTTTCACTTTTGGCCAGCTACGGCTGTGAAACACCCTCAAGCAAACTTCCTGCTCAATCGTCAAAGTACTACTATGGCGGAGATTCGGAAAAACGCCCTCAGGACGGCTCTCTATACGCAGAGACGGCAAGCCTCTATGAGGACAGAAAGGCAAGACGGCTTAATGACCTTGTAACAATAAATATCTTAGAAAAAGTGACGGCAGACAATAAGGATGAAACCACAGGAACTAAGACCTCCTCTGTAGCTGAAGGGATAACGGGTCTTTTTAATATCACAGCCCCCGCCCTTGGCCTCTCAGCCGGTACCGGCACCGGTAATCAACTTGCTACCTCTGCAAAAGACAGTTACACAGGCAAAGGCGAAACTAAACAGGATGCTAAACTCGTTGCCACTATTTCGGCAAAAGTTATAGAGGTTCTTCCTAACGGCAATCTCGTCCTTGATTCAAGAAAAGAGGTTACCGTAAATTACGAAAGACAAATACTGGTGCTTCAGGGTATAATAAGACCTGACGATGTGGATTCAACAAACAGCGTGTCAAGCGCTAAGGTGGCTGACGCAAGGTTGTATCTGGTAGGGGATGGGTACCTTCAGGAGCTGCAATCTCCGGGTTGGCTGACCAGACTTTGGAATAAGGTTTCGCCTTTTTAA
- a CDS encoding flagellar biosynthesis protein FlhB: MEEKRKKAAALKYKPSDSGAPRVVAKGSGLIAQKILDVAKAHGIPIKEDKQLVEILSALDLYKEIPQELYKAVAEVLAFIYSLSKKSTPKPPDSPS; this comes from the coding sequence TTGGAGGAGAAACGCAAAAAAGCAGCAGCACTAAAATATAAACCATCAGACAGCGGCGCACCGCGTGTGGTGGCAAAGGGCAGCGGACTTATAGCACAGAAAATTCTGGATGTTGCCAAAGCTCACGGCATTCCAATTAAAGAAGACAAGCAGCTTGTTGAGATTCTTTCCGCTCTGGATTTATATAAGGAAATCCCACAGGAACTTTACAAAGCTGTTGCCGAGGTTCTTGCATTTATCTACTCTCTAAGCAAAAAAAGCACTCCCAAACCGCCTGATTCCCCTTCGTAA
- the flgM gene encoding flagellar biosynthesis anti-sigma factor FlgM: MKIYGNKPPDAAEAAGSSKKAVRTPKDTSTGTGRAASDMVNISDRGRAIEDIKGTIAGLPDSREDKVAAVSGAINDGTYEVSPENIASKMLQEAM, from the coding sequence ATGAAGATATACGGCAATAAACCACCAGATGCGGCTGAGGCAGCGGGTAGCAGCAAAAAGGCAGTCCGAACGCCGAAGGACACAAGTACAGGTACAGGCAGAGCTGCAAGTGATATGGTCAATATATCTGACCGTGGACGCGCAATTGAGGATATTAAGGGTACCATAGCAGGGCTGCCCGACAGCCGTGAAGATAAGGTTGCAGCGGTAAGCGGCGCCATAAATGACGGCACATATGAGGTATCCCCTGAAAACATAGCGTCAAAAATGCTTCAAGAGGCGATGTGA
- a CDS encoding flagellar hook-length control protein FliK, which produces MINNIVLSNTDNMVTFTPSEGKAVSLSLGDLLSADVLDIIASGMVSLRITPPVGKAMDSQNATLLAYTNLPLILGDKIALEVVGTGKEVKLRLVGVEPKSDNVNTTSEDPASAKINDTVKQLLDARIDTSDFKVLKDTLSNMPERIKNSFPEIGRLLQTMPDVKDISMPALKTNIENSGVFFETKMKDAALKETTGVKELLGEALRKAVEGIENLDLNDNIKSTLDTFISKAESLLNQSSLLSGKQIPNTQSTGTQIPNTQIPNTQSTNAQIPDAQVTNTQTAGAKILAPQQPAPQGDIKAAVPSLIKYALSDLKTVVDDAEKQTQSLNEKELVVVVKQRLDEAVTLSDRLAAGKEKPDIAHDQKALLLKVKDVVEQERIGVVLRQSGASKDEITNTIDKFIKNIEHYQINSRANDTIYTFLPFSWPEMRDGQLLFKKNKYHAKKSFSCDINLDLGNMGKLTVSTTVSEGSFFLSFHAEKKETTELISNNRAELEKRFNEAGLSLKVVNIGQKKKLSITENLKEQGLNLRV; this is translated from the coding sequence ATGATAAACAATATCGTGTTGTCAAACACAGATAACATGGTGACGTTTACCCCGTCAGAGGGCAAAGCTGTGTCGCTTTCCCTTGGGGATTTGTTAAGCGCAGACGTTCTTGACATAATAGCCTCCGGCATGGTCTCCCTTCGTATAACTCCTCCCGTTGGAAAGGCTATGGATTCTCAGAATGCTACACTGCTTGCATATACCAATTTACCCTTGATATTGGGCGACAAGATAGCTCTTGAAGTCGTTGGCACAGGGAAAGAGGTTAAACTCAGACTTGTGGGAGTTGAGCCAAAGTCAGACAATGTAAATACCACAAGCGAGGACCCGGCAAGCGCTAAAATTAACGACACTGTCAAACAACTGTTAGATGCTCGTATTGACACATCTGATTTTAAAGTCCTGAAAGATACGTTGTCAAATATGCCGGAGCGTATTAAAAATTCTTTCCCGGAAATTGGCCGCCTCCTGCAAACGATGCCGGATGTGAAGGACATATCCATGCCTGCTCTTAAAACAAACATTGAAAACTCCGGAGTTTTTTTTGAAACTAAGATGAAAGATGCGGCTTTAAAGGAAACTACTGGAGTTAAGGAACTGCTCGGAGAGGCTTTACGAAAAGCCGTTGAGGGAATAGAAAACCTTGATCTTAACGATAATATTAAGAGCACCTTGGATACTTTCATATCTAAGGCTGAGAGTTTATTGAATCAGAGCTCACTGTTATCAGGCAAACAAATACCTAACACACAATCTACCGGCACACAAATACCCAATACACAAATACCCAATACACAATCTACAAACGCACAAATACCCGACGCACAAGTAACCAATACACAAACAGCCGGCGCAAAAATACTCGCTCCGCAACAGCCTGCTCCACAGGGTGATATAAAGGCGGCTGTGCCCAGTCTTATTAAGTATGCGCTGTCCGATTTGAAAACAGTGGTTGACGATGCAGAAAAGCAGACTCAGAGCTTAAATGAAAAAGAACTCGTAGTTGTAGTGAAACAACGATTGGATGAGGCGGTAACCCTTAGCGATAGGTTGGCAGCCGGTAAGGAAAAACCTGACATAGCTCATGATCAGAAGGCATTGCTGTTAAAAGTAAAAGACGTTGTGGAGCAGGAGCGGATAGGGGTGGTGCTGCGTCAAAGCGGGGCTTCAAAAGATGAGATAACCAATACAATAGACAAATTCATAAAAAATATCGAACACTATCAGATAAACTCACGAGCCAATGATACGATATACACTTTTTTGCCTTTTTCGTGGCCTGAGATGAGAGATGGGCAGCTGCTTTTTAAAAAGAACAAATATCACGCCAAAAAATCTTTCTCCTGCGATATAAACCTTGATTTAGGCAATATGGGTAAACTTACAGTATCCACAACGGTTTCAGAGGGGAGTTTTTTTCTTTCCTTTCATGCTGAGAAAAAAGAGACCACTGAGTTAATTTCAAACAACAGGGCGGAATTAGAAAAGCGTTTCAATGAGGCTGGGCTATCTTTGAAAGTGGTTAACATAGGGCAAAAGAAAAAGTTAAGCATCACCGAGAATTTAAAAGAACAGGGATTAAATCTCAGAGTTTAA
- a CDS encoding flagellar protein FlgN — MKKYVSDIKKVLLGQLQGYQNLFSLLTRERESLVDFDEQAVEQLSKEKDTLILKLRLLEDERIRLVKRLTSEICLRPPELQITGASDDKTMPADFNLAKLAELTGDNEFMEIRASLKSLLQSLEELNSFNRVLIDRSLSYVQNNLNLLNSLGSAQSKKDKIGMFLTREA, encoded by the coding sequence GTGAAAAAATATGTGTCAGACATAAAAAAGGTTCTCCTTGGTCAGTTACAAGGTTATCAGAATCTTTTTAGTCTTCTTACCAGAGAGAGAGAAAGTCTTGTTGATTTTGACGAGCAGGCGGTTGAGCAGCTTTCTAAGGAAAAAGATACGCTGATACTTAAGTTACGCCTTCTGGAGGATGAGAGAATACGATTAGTGAAACGGCTTACAAGCGAAATATGTCTTCGCCCTCCTGAGCTGCAAATTACAGGCGCCTCTGATGATAAAACAATGCCGGCAGATTTTAATTTGGCGAAATTGGCTGAATTAACCGGTGATAACGAATTTATGGAGATACGTGCAAGTTTAAAGTCATTACTTCAAAGTCTTGAAGAACTAAATAGTTTCAACAGGGTACTGATAGACCGTTCCCTTAGCTATGTACAAAACAACTTGAATCTTCTTAACTCGTTAGGGTCAGCTCAATCGAAAAAAGACAAAATAGGCATGTTTTTAACCAGGGAGGCATGA
- the csrA gene encoding carbon storage regulator CsrA: MLVLTRKSEEAIKLGDSITITVVEIKGNKVRLGIEAPTGVRIYRQELYEKIKSENILSVSLGVTEFDEIRNVLG, encoded by the coding sequence ATGCTCGTGTTGACAAGGAAGTCAGAGGAAGCCATAAAGTTGGGCGATTCTATAACCATCACGGTGGTAGAGATAAAGGGAAACAAAGTCAGACTTGGGATAGAAGCGCCAACAGGGGTACGAATCTACAGACAGGAACTCTATGAAAAGATAAAATCGGAAAACATTCTTTCTGTAAGCCTGGGTGTGACAGAATTTGATGAAATACGGAATGTCCTTGGATAA